In Cutaneotrichosporon cavernicola HIS019 DNA, chromosome: 1, one DNA window encodes the following:
- a CDS encoding uncharacterized protein (Polysaccharide lyase family 8, N terminal alpha-helical domain) — protein MLLTRLLAATAALASLVKAQNTSDVALILERRRIDMADFTTPAVMANVSMWLETQSAEGIWSDVDYSIGCDARRANWPIQLHWIRVIALASAWSGLNPNAPAEYNGNEALLSAALKGMDWWFERDYSNPGCTAEGGKAPCPCGTPGAWNQNWFGNVILIPQLVTTACLLVMPANLTDLQKEKCFTIPNRSWELRDLDNPTFGVLTGANMVNVMQNSISMGLFTNNETIIEEAFSRAMGSYLFADAPAQDGIHRDGSFLQHDGILYNGNYGKDALNAFIQLEGEAIGTSFAANDTVREAIAAFIRGNEWMIFRDKTTDRLLWDINTIGRFLTFHSSDLQTSADINFNATKLGRAVEDFSGPLYLGNTVHRLQTNFSQPLTGNRAFFASDYMVHRRRNFMLANKMLSSRSWNAEYTNSANPYGFFLGQGTLFSYVTGNEYKDIQAGWDWHLIPGTTSILNAAPLRSDRVGFMGKLSYVGVVSDGEFGASVMDYLDPADGSLAFRKVWFFLERSVLVTTTKVVKEGPAAIDKPVVTVLDQRTAVGGAEAEVDRETVVIPDTLNISGTTLMYGGNGYLSHGVPFNLTLSAGPRTGNWSAISTSTAGVQTVDIFSAYTTIPSSTYSYEFFPGTTRGTLRRESRRPSTTPLDLDGVLGAVGEDRLALIFWPDSPLTACVSHTQFDSGDFSVTVDKPVALLFRLGRRRRGVRPLTVTVANPSQTLSGVTVTLKSSTKRLLCADERCTEGDGVVLNLRLLTGGFGGSSVSVNVNF, from the exons ATGCTCCTCACCCGTCTCCTGGCGGCCAcggccgccctcgcctctCTCGTCAAGGCCCAGAACACTTCCGATgtcgccctcatcctcgagcgccgtcGCATTGACATGGCGGACTTCACCACACCCGCCGTTATGGCCAACGTGTCGATGTGGCTTGAGACCCAGAGCGCCGAGGGGATCTGGAGCGACGTCGACTACAGCATCGGTTGTGACGCCC GGCGCGCCAACTGGCCTATCCAGCTTCACTGGATTCGCGTTATTGCCTTGGCTTCGGCGTGGTCTGgcctcaaccccaacgcGCCGGCCGAGTACAACGGCAACGAGGCACTCCTTTCGGCTGCCCTCAAGGGCATGGACTGGTGGTTTGAGCGTGACTACTCCAACCCAGGCTGCACTGCCGAAGGTGGCAAGGC CCCCTGCCCTTGTGGTACACCTGGAGCGTGGAACCAGAACTGGTTCGGAAACGTGATCCTCATCCCGCAGCTTGTTACGACGGCAtgcctcctcgtcatgcCGGCCAATCTTACCGACTTGCAGAAGGAGAAGTGTTTCACGATTCCGAACCGCTCGTGGGAGCTGCGCGATCTCGACAACCCCACCTTTGGGGTGCTCACTGGTGCCAATATGGTCAAC GTCATGCAGAATTCGATCTCGATGGGGCTATTTACCAACAACGAGACTATTATCGAGGAGGCATTCTCCCGTGCAATGGGTTCCTACCTC TTTGCAGACGCGCCGGCGCAAGACGGCATACACCGTGACGGTTCGTTCCTCCAGCACGACGGCATCCTGTACAACGGCAACTacggcaaggacgcgcTGAATGCGTTCATCCAGCTCGAAGGCGAGGCAATCGGCACCTCGTTCGCAGCGAACGACACAGTGCGCGAGGCGATCGCGGCCTTTATCCGTGGTAACGAGTGGATGATCTTCCGTGACAAGACAACCGACCGCCTGCTTTGGGACATCAATACGATTGGGCGCTTCCTCACGTTTCACTCGAGCGACCTCCAGACGTCAGCCGATATCAACTTCAACGCAACCAAGCTCGGTAGAGCCGTGGAGGACTTCAGTGGCCCATTATATTTGGGAAACACCGTTCATCGTCTCCAAACCAACTTCTCGCAGCCGCTGACGGGCAACcgcgccttcttcgcaTCTGACTACATGGTTCACCGCCGCCGTAACTTCATGCTCGCCAACAAAATGCTCTCGTCTCGTTCGTGGAACGCCGAGTACACGAACTCGGCCAACCCTTACGGCTTTTTCCTTGGCCAAGGTACACTGTTCTCGTACGTTACCGGCAACGAGTACAAGGACATCCAGGCCGGCTGGGACTGGCACCTGATTCCGGGTACCACGTCGATCCTGAATGCTGCGCCTCTGCGCTCAGACAGGGTTGGGTTCATGGGAAAATTGAGCTACGTCGGCGTTGTGAGCGACGGTGAGTTTGGCGCAAGCGTCATGGACTACCTCGACCCAGCGGATGGATCGCTGGCATTCCGTAAGGTCTGGTTCTTCCTGGAGAGGAGTGTGCTCGTGACCACCACAAAGGTTGTCAAAGAAGGGCCCGCTGCAATCGACAAGCCGGTCGTGACTGTCCTTGACCAGCGCACTGCAGTCGGCGGCGCAGAGGCCGAAGTAGACCGCGAGACTGTGGTCATTCCTGACACCCTCAACATTTCTGGCACCACCCTCATGTACGGCGGCAACGGCTACCTGTCCCACGGTGTGCCCTTCAACCTGACGCTCTCCGCTGGCCCGCGCACAGGGAATTGgtcggccatctcgacTTCAACTGCTGGCGTCCAAACCGTCGACATCTTCTCCGCGTACACCACTATCCCCTCATCAACATACTCGTACGAGTTCTTCCCGGGGACCACCCGTGGCACGTTGCGCCGCGAGAGCCGCCGCCCATCCACCACCCCCTTGGACCTCGACGGTGTCCTGGGTGCGGTGGGGGAGGACCGCCTGGCTCTCATCTTCTGGCCCGACTCACCCCTTACGGCTTGTGTGTCACACACCCAGTTCGACAGTGGTGACTTTAGCGTGACGGTCGACAAGCCCGTGGCGCTGCTGTTCAGGCTgggccgccgtcgccgcggcgtccGACCGCTCACGGTCACCGTCGCCAACCCGAGCCAGACGCTCTCTGGCGTCACAGTTACGTTGAAGAGCTCGACCAAGCGCCTCCTCTGTGCAGACGAGCGATGCACGGAAGGGGACGGTGTCGTCCTGAATCTTCGTCTGCTCACTGGCGGCTTTGGGGGCAGCAGTGTGAGCGTCAACGTCAACTTTTAG
- a CDS encoding uncharacterized protein (nucleolus protein): protein MAPKRKRGDEVVRNDVVHRPAPGTKLFPTGRAVRDGLETGTRQALVSFHQQILTPYSSLPLTISHATVLILQHYLDVSPTVDEIFAAWKAADEAKNDPLAQTAAHLLALILRILTPLPFFHKQLVGIVNKLVSPSEPYHGFLGHLISSGNRDNIHAGLDLASAAANVDTPDVTNLLGSSRGRLAVKVWQIVVDRGAAKSFGKLLNMRRRNKDGNMVEYGADPLDRADIRHLGIQLILPLLPAAEFHAHAKAILPNLYHGLVDDPPATVYRVLSAMWGAISGPPPGVARRISLVLLDEGALDHISRLLGREAVEASSERTVGDIAKGFLESVTSNPARGICFPDQGWYEREDDDSKQKRGLHNRILSNALRKLGARVVDDDGRVGAWVLKVFEAAPELVAGYWSYSALALDPRLDARWIATMAYVGRVISLPLPAREKFNQPAPRGTSASSMPPRAAPPAVTTVVESVLPSPMTKQHVMKGLQHSSHLIQHVTALALARGLQKLSTVQALYASIADELGENSEGAWRAGARELEAECRRRVPEVSTLIEFAQKSATMARPPPDADEDWEPEPSAAARSAMLTETALRLFGLYHSTLPSLAGEAKFDVGRLLVSASSKNQERRARREAREGSVVSDSGSVISIGTVGTVGMGGGFGHSRGDVEGFEALSQLHVLRLLSEVSGWNWTNKASGSQFTYLYHILQLHLSTRNIVTQAMTTTLLHRLLEQSLLFEHDTLELPIWLDALPRASDTVSGPMFVAQQIHLLSFLDECVRRALKTPHKYIEEGAEVVPSLSPREAASPLLIAFVEQIHAKLIGMHIATEAAAVVLNYLRRVLVGILGKQTSREFVRAIVDRISSSVQEAKAKGQPRNGLPEIISLIESDLDVVFKGGAMSSVDPETPRLVDEAEWAQRSFTRNCVDSFAKGADTKLGQLAMLVNTAPADEGARQAQFLVHFLSFRANTDVLLLLATVLKRARDDSAGRRLKSAVFNDTAVRDLFLTKAGDNVRSHLSDVAGGLSPCAFDKALAEPYSHSAAETIDSKTKLPRALAILQPWIPFMSGSQVDACLATAVKRVTKAKELEAAAADVLGSLISASRPQSVYPHLSALLKLGVYRPITGLLSSAVASSLSRRLDVEVTDATLGELIARGDSDGFTLLALIVSLSSKAAETFAKLAVTSDWLTDSRILPTVAALSPEQIPTELGEKVVKAAVEALADTTVSQDVHSAATTLLTSLPEQANATAVAVRGLPLASFGSPVARAAAALAETGNAEFGTALAPLLDLGLQYATRLLSSDDELSEEELATLGALQKAVELGAAMRVEPSDPEPAVTAAITERLNVPQALEFAAVLARHAMLKASFVRQQLQQLVASREISRLAMPGADNAHRLAFVRITHALFLASTYVSCQPTFVEPLVPLYRGTLGRADRLLLELFLAFEAQRKLSLSSVLQHWSPSGGVSARALDALTSLDPQKVFNSSAAFPLRRTNPPAQGAQVVDDGLPPDAKPDDVYDPVFVLALLSTVLQEELGGLDWVEILRSNVLGMAVCALSSRDAGMRRVAGYVLARSVQLVSKANFHEQLMLLQTLELVAHSLPAPESEESQPRLSPLITLFVAHALRAQAHPANFLFPLSSRFLLQRPTLDVADVPLLYGMLYAAGDGARRERAWIVRLLRDGVRSNRDAAILARRNTSALLCSLFQSSLDAPFRRAVLAALRSLARTSTGARALLRASLAPWVRVQWEDASNHPATEEVRDALLGLLDDAVAAAGIERAAWAGEVAAFVTAVASTERLVPLVTLAYRLARADGTTVHTTLPTLAKLGDDERATELLFRASLLVPEGVEARLAPTLHALAGRVARMQDGVGAWARAEARRV from the exons ATGGCGCCCAAACGTAAGCGTGGCGACGAAGTCGTACGAAACGACGTCGTACACCGTCCTGCACCTGGGACCAAGTTGTTCCCGACTGGTCGGGCGGTGCGCGATGGCCTGGAGACTGGGACAAGGCAAG CACTCGTCTCGTTCCACCAGCAGATCCTCACGCCGTACTCGAGCCTTCCTCTCACCATCTCGCATGCTACAGTCCTGATCCTCCAACACTACCTTGACGTATCGCCGACGGTGGATGAGATCTTTGCAGCCTGGAAGGCGGCTGATGAG GCGAAGAATGACCCCCTCGCGCAGACCGccgcgcacctcctcgccctcattTTGCGCATCCTGACCCCGCTTCCCTTCTTCCACAAGCAACTTGTCGGTATCGTCAACAAGCTTGTTTCCCCCTCTGAACCATACCATGGCTTCCTCGGTCATCTCATTTCTTCTGGTAACCGCGATAACATCCACGCCGGCCTCGATCTGGCCTCAGCGGCCGCGAACGTCGACACTCCAGATGTCACGAACCTCCTGGGTTCTTCGCGCGgtcgcctcgccgtcaaggTGTGGCAGATAGTCGTAGACCGTGGTGCGGCTAAGAGCTttggcaagctcctcaacaTGCGCCGCCGgaacaaggacggcaaCATGGTCGAGTACGGCGCCGATCCCCTCGACCGTGCCGACATCCGCCACCTCGGTATCCAACTCATCCtacccctcctccccgcaGCTGAGTTCCACGCGCACGCCAAGGCCATTCTTCCTAACCTCTATCATGGCCTCGTGGACGACCCCCCCGCGACGGTCTACCGCGTCCTCTCGGCTATGTGGGGCGCGATCAGCGGGCCACCTCCCGGGGTTGCCCGTCGCATCTCCCTCGTGCTCCTGGACGAGGGAGCGCTGGACCACATCTCGCGCTTGCTTGGTcgcgaggccgtcgaggcaTCGTCCGAGCGGACCGTTGGTGACATTGCCAAGGGCTTCCTCGAGAGCGTTACGTCCAACCCAGCGCGTGGGATTTGCTTCCCTGACCAGGGCTGgtacgagcgcgaggacgatgacAGTAAACAGAAGCGGGGGCTTCACAACCGCATTCTGTCCAACGCGCTACGCAAGTTGGGTGCGCGtgtcgtcgatgatgaCGGCCGCGTAGGTGCCTGGGTCCTCAAGGTATTCGAGGCTGCACCCGAACTTGTGGCCGGATACTGGTCGTACTCAGCACTTGCGCTCGACCCGCGCCTGGACGCGCGATGGATCGCGACAATGGCGTACGTTGGTCGCGTCATCTCTCTCCCGCTCCCGGCTCGCGAGAAGTTTAACCAGCCAGCACCTCGTGGGACATCCGCTTCGTCGATGCCGCCACGCGCCGCCCCTCCCGCAGTTACGACTGTCGTCGAGAGCGttctcccctctcccatGACCAAGCAGCATGTCATGAAGGGCTTGCAGCACTCGTCCCACCTCATCCAGCACGTTACtgcactcgcgctcgcgcgtgGCCTGCAGAAGCTCTCGACTGTCCAGGCTCTCTACGCGTCTAttgcggacgagctcggcgagaaTTCGGAGGGAGCATGGCGTGCCGGTGCACGCGAGTTGGAGGCTgaatgtcgtcgtcgcgtgCCCGAGGTCTCGACGCTCATCGAGTTCGCTCAGAAGTCGGCGACCATGGCGCGACCGCCACCTGATGCGGATGAGGACTGGGAGCCTGAGCCGTCTGCGGCCGCTCGCAGTGCAATGCTCACGGAGACTGCTCTCCGTCTCTTTGGACTGTACCACAGCACCCTGCCAAGTCTCGCTGGTGAGGCCAAGTTTGACGTTGGTCGCCTGctcgtctcggcgtcgagcaaGAACCAGGAGCGCCGCGCACGCCgtgaggcgcgcgagggctCGGTCGTGTCTGACTCGGGAAGTGTCATCTCGATCGGAACTGTCGGCACGGTGGGGATGGGTGGCGGCTTCGGCCACTCGCGTGGTGACGTCGAGGGCTTTGAGGCGTTGTCCCAATTGCATGTACTGCGACTCCTGTCCGAGGTCTCGGGGTGGAACTGGACGAACAAAGCGTCTGGCTCCCAGTTCACTTACCTTTACCACATCCTGCAGCTGCACCTTTCGACGCGCAATATCGTAACGCaggcgatgacgacgacgttgctgcaccgcctcctcgagcagtCATTGCTCTTCGAACACGACACACTCGAGCTCCCCATCTGGCTCGACGCATTGCCACGCGCGTCGGACACTGTGAGCGGGCCCATGTTCGTCGCCCAGCAGATCCACCTCCTCTCATTCCTCGACGAGTGTGTGCGCCGCGCTCTCAAGACGCCGCACAAGTacatcgaggagggcgccgaggtcgtgccCTCCCTCTCGCCACGTGAGGCCGCGTcgcccctcctcatcgccttTGTTGAGCAGATCCACGCCAAGCTCATTGGCATGCACATTGCCACTGAGGCGGCCGCTGTTGTCCTCAACTATCTCCGGCGTGTCCTTGTGGGAATCCTGGGGAAGCAGACGAGCAGAGAGTTCGTCCGCGCCATTGTCGACcgcatctcctcctccgtgcaggaggccaaggccaagggccAGCCGCGCAACGGCCTTCCTGAAATCATCTCTCTGATTGAGAGCgatctcgacgtcgtgtTCAAGGGCGGTGCCATGTCCTCTGTTGACCCGGAGACGCCTCGCCTTGTCGACGAAGCCGAGTGGGCGCAGCGCAGCTTTACGCGTAACTGTGTGGACAGCTTTGCAAAGGGCGCGGATACTAAGCTCGGTCAGCTGGCCATGCTCGTCAACACTGCGCCTGcggacgagggcgcgcgccaGGCGCAGTTCCTCGTACATTTCCTCTCATTCCGCGCGAACACGgacgtccttctccttcttgcgACTGTCCTGAAACGTGCGCGTGACGACAGCGCCGGCCGGCGCCTCAAGAGTGCGGTGTTCAACGACACTGCGGTGCGTGACCTCTTCCTTACGAAGGCCGGTGACAATGTGCGATCCCACCTCTCAGACGTTGCCGGAGGGCTCTCGCCGTGCGCGTTCGACAAGGCGCTGGCGGAACCATACTCGCACAGTGCGGCCGAGACGATCGATAGCAAGACGAAGCTTCCCCGTGCGCTCGCTATCCTCCAGCCTTGGATCCCCTTCATGAGTGGGTCGCAAGTCGATGCGTGTCTCGCCACTGCCGTTAAGCGCGTCACGAAAGCGAAAGAGTTggaggctgcggccgccgacgtcctTGGATCCCTCATcagcgcctcgcgcccgCAGAGCGTGTACCCACACCTCTCGGCGCTactcaagctcggcgtATACCGCCCGATAACTGGGCTGCTCTCCTCGGCTGTTGCTTCGTCTCTCTCCCGGAGgctcgatgtcgaggtcACGGACGCAAcccttggcgagctcatcgcgcgcggcgacagcgacggTTTCACCCTGCTTGCCCTCATCGTCAGTCTGTCCTCGAAGGCAGCGGAAACGTTCGCCAAGCTTGCTGTCACCAGCGACTGGCTCACCGATTCCCGCATCCTCCCTACTGTTGCCGCTCTCAGCCCGGAACAGATCCCAACGGAACTTGGGGAGAaggtcgtcaaggccgcTGTGGAGGCTCTTGCCGACACGACTGTCTCCCAAGACGTGCACAGTGCTGCGACCACGTTGCTCACGTCTCTCCCAGAGCAGGCCAACGCCACGGCTGTTGCCGTTCGTGGACTACCGCTTGCGTCCTTCGGGTCCCCAGTCGCCcgtgctgctgctgccctCGCCGAAACTGGGAACGCCGAATTCGGTACAGCTCTTGctcctctcctcgaccttggacTGCAATACGCGACCCGCCTGCTGAGCTCGGATGACGAGCTGTCTGAAGAGGAGCTGGCAACCCTTGGCGCCCTCCAGAAAgccgtcgagcttggtgcCGCTATGCGTGTCGAGCCCAGCGACCCTGAACCGGCCGTCACTGCGGCGATTACGGAGCGCCTCAACGTGCCGCAGGCACTTGAGTTTGCTGCCGTCCTGGCCCGGCACGCCATGCTCAAGGCCAGCTTTGTGCGACAGCAGCTGCAGCAGCTCGTAGCGTCCCGGGAGATCTCACGCCTGGCAATGCCCGGCGCGGACAATGCGCACCGCCTCGCATTCGTGCGCATCACCCACGCTCTTTTCCTGGCCAGCACGTACGTGTCGTGCCAACCGACGTTTGTGGAGCCTCTGGTTCCTCTTTACCGTGGAACCCTGGGGCGCGCCGAtcggctcctcctcgagctgtTCCTCGCCTTCGAGGCGCAGCGCAAGCTTTCCCTCTCGAGCGTTCTGCAGCACTGGTCACCGAGTGGCGGCGTGTCGGCACGTGCGCTGGATGCTCTCACGTCCCTGGACCCCCAGAAGGTGTTCAACTCATCCGCGGCGTTCCCGCTGCGCCGTACGAACCCACCGGCCCAAGGCGCTCAGGTGGTCGACGATGGGCTTCCACCCGACGCCAAGCCAGACGACGTGTACGACCCCGTGTTCGTGCTAGCGCTCCTCTCGACGGTACTGCAGGAAGAACTCGGAGGCCTCGACTGGGTCGAGATCTTGCGCTCCAATGTCCTCGGCATGGCCGTGTGCGCGCTGTCATCGCGGGATGCGGGTATGCGTCGCGTGGCGGGCTACGTCCTGGCCCGCAGTGTCCAGCTAGTCTCGAAGGCAAACTTCCACGAGCAGCTGATGCTACTGCAGacgctcgagcttgtcgcgcACTCCCTGCCGGCACcggagagcgaggagtCTCAGCCCCGCCTCTCACCGCTCATCACGCTCTTCGTGGCGCATGCCTTGCGCGCTCAGGCCCACCCGGCAAATTTCCTCTTCCCGCTCTCCTcccgcttcctcctccagcgcccgacgctcgacgtcgccgacgtccCTCTCCTCTACGGCATGCTGTACGCTGCCGGCGACGGGGcacgccgcgagcgcgcctgGATCGTGCGGTTGCTGCGTGACGGTGTACGATCGAACCGCGATGCAGCAATCCTTGCGCGCCGTAACACGTCCGCGCTCCTCTGCTCGCTCTTCCAGAGCAGTCTTGACGCGCCGTTCCGCCGCGCGGTTCTCGCGGCATTGAGGAGTCTGGCACGCACGAGCACAGGTGCGCGCGCACTTCTCCGCGCGTCACTTGCGCCCTGGGTGCGCGTGCAGTGGGAGGACGCCAGCAACCACCCCGCTACTGAGGAGGTACGTGacgctctcctcggccttctcgaTGACGCTgtcgctgctgctggcaTAGAGCGGGCTGCATGGGCCGGTGAGGTGGCTGCGTTCGTCACTGCTGTTGCCAGCACAGAGCGCCTGGTTCCCCTCGTGACACTAGCGtaccgcctcgcccgcgccgacggGACCACAGTGCACACGACACTCCCGACTCTCGCGAAActtggcgacgatgagcgAGCCACAGAGCTCCTCTTCCGCGCCTCTCTCTTGGTTCCAGAGGGTGTGGAAGCGCGCCTCGCACCCACCCTTCACGCGCTGGCTGGACGAGTGGCACGTATGCaggacggcgtcggcgcaTGGGCTCGCGCCGAAGCCCGCCGGGTGTAG